One window of Dermochelys coriacea isolate rDerCor1 chromosome 22, rDerCor1.pri.v4, whole genome shotgun sequence genomic DNA carries:
- the MPZL3 gene encoding myelin protein zero-like protein 3 isoform X3, with protein MRGWAAGSLLLLGLLLLDGVGNALSLEIKVDPEVQAFVDEQVTLKCSFRSFSPITQKLTVDWTYQPLTDGHMETIFHYQSVAYPAVVGTFRDRILWVGNIAKGDASIAIRNLTMNDNGTFTCAVKNPPDVHHNIPQTKLTVTQRGFSFQLTSAVLLSILVFLPSAIVVILLLVRMGRKFGVLKHRKKSGYKKSSIEVSDEPERTEQGTCLGRMGTWCLQCVDTDEEEPY; from the exons ATGCGGGGCTGGGCGGCCGGCAGCCTCCTCCTGCTGGGGCTCCTGCTTCTGGACG GTGTCGGCAATGCTCTTTCATTGGAAATTAAAGTGGATCCTGAAGTACAAGCTTTTGTTGATGAACAGGTGACCCTGAAATGCTCATTCAGATCCTTCTCTCCCATAACTCAGAAGCTGACTGTAGACTGGACTTACCAGCCCCTCACAGATGGTCATATGGAGACA ATTTTTCATTATCAGTCTGTTGCATATCCAGCTGTAGTGGGAACATTCAGAGACAGGATTTTATGGGTTGGGAACATTGCCAAGGGTGATGCCTCCATTGCTATCCGAAATCTAACGATGAATGACAATGGGACGTTCACCTGCGCCGTGAAGAATCCCCCGGATGTGCACCACAACATCCCCCAGACCAAGCTGACAGTCACACAAAGAG GCTTTTCTTTCCAGCTAACTTCAGCAGTGTTGCTATCCATCTTAGTGTTCCTCCCCTCTGCCATTGTGGTCATTCTGCTGCTGGTGAGGATGGGAAGGAAATTTGGAGTCCTAAAGCATAGAAAAAAATCTGGCTATAAGAAATCATCCATTGAAGTCTCTGATGA GCCTGAGCGCACTGAGCAGGGCACCTGCCTGGGGAGGATGGGCACATGGTGTTTGCAGTGTGTG GACACTGATGAGGAGGAACCATATTGA
- the MPZL3 gene encoding myelin protein zero-like protein 3 isoform X2 produces the protein MSRLCLGSRASPEACVWALALDTPSFRGVGNALSLEIKVDPEVQAFVDEQVTLKCSFRSFSPITQKLTVDWTYQPLTDGHMETIFHYQSVAYPAVVGTFRDRILWVGNIAKGDASIAIRNLTMNDNGTFTCAVKNPPDVHHNIPQTKLTVTQRGFSFQLTSAVLLSILVFLPSAIVVILLLVRMGRKFGVLKHRKKSGYKKSSIEVSDEPERTEQGTCLGRMGTWCLQCVDTDEEEPY, from the exons ATGTCCAGGCTTTGTCTAGGGAGCAGAGCCTCCCCTGAGGCCTGTGTTTGGGCCCTGGCTCTAGACACTCCATCATTTAGAG GTGTCGGCAATGCTCTTTCATTGGAAATTAAAGTGGATCCTGAAGTACAAGCTTTTGTTGATGAACAGGTGACCCTGAAATGCTCATTCAGATCCTTCTCTCCCATAACTCAGAAGCTGACTGTAGACTGGACTTACCAGCCCCTCACAGATGGTCATATGGAGACA ATTTTTCATTATCAGTCTGTTGCATATCCAGCTGTAGTGGGAACATTCAGAGACAGGATTTTATGGGTTGGGAACATTGCCAAGGGTGATGCCTCCATTGCTATCCGAAATCTAACGATGAATGACAATGGGACGTTCACCTGCGCCGTGAAGAATCCCCCGGATGTGCACCACAACATCCCCCAGACCAAGCTGACAGTCACACAAAGAG GCTTTTCTTTCCAGCTAACTTCAGCAGTGTTGCTATCCATCTTAGTGTTCCTCCCCTCTGCCATTGTGGTCATTCTGCTGCTGGTGAGGATGGGAAGGAAATTTGGAGTCCTAAAGCATAGAAAAAAATCTGGCTATAAGAAATCATCCATTGAAGTCTCTGATGA GCCTGAGCGCACTGAGCAGGGCACCTGCCTGGGGAGGATGGGCACATGGTGTTTGCAGTGTGTG GACACTGATGAGGAGGAACCATATTGA
- the MPZL3 gene encoding myelin protein zero-like protein 3 isoform X1 — protein MEGMSVVCTFRGAVLGGSVLVEGVTSPPFPQCFRGRGGLGAVKEKREMFGVGSVCCFRWCDPEVINSDPAAPRQAFLSHPTTPVPSLGPSAVGVGNALSLEIKVDPEVQAFVDEQVTLKCSFRSFSPITQKLTVDWTYQPLTDGHMETIFHYQSVAYPAVVGTFRDRILWVGNIAKGDASIAIRNLTMNDNGTFTCAVKNPPDVHHNIPQTKLTVTQRGFSFQLTSAVLLSILVFLPSAIVVILLLVRMGRKFGVLKHRKKSGYKKSSIEVSDEPERTEQGTCLGRMGTWCLQCVDTDEEEPY, from the exons ATGGAGGGCATGTCTGTGGTTTGTACATTTAGGGGAGCTGTTTTAGGGGGTTCTGTTTTGGTGGAGGGTGTGACtagtccccccttcccccaatgttTTAGGGGCAGAGGGGGCTTGGGGGCAGTTAAAGAGAAGAGGGAGATGTTTGGGGTGGGGAGCGTATGTTGTTTCAGATGGTGTGACCCAGAAGTGATTAACAGTGACCCAGCTGCACCCCGGCAAGCTTTTCTGAGTCACCCGACCACACCAGTTCCCAGCTTGGGTCCATCAGCAGTAG GTGTCGGCAATGCTCTTTCATTGGAAATTAAAGTGGATCCTGAAGTACAAGCTTTTGTTGATGAACAGGTGACCCTGAAATGCTCATTCAGATCCTTCTCTCCCATAACTCAGAAGCTGACTGTAGACTGGACTTACCAGCCCCTCACAGATGGTCATATGGAGACA ATTTTTCATTATCAGTCTGTTGCATATCCAGCTGTAGTGGGAACATTCAGAGACAGGATTTTATGGGTTGGGAACATTGCCAAGGGTGATGCCTCCATTGCTATCCGAAATCTAACGATGAATGACAATGGGACGTTCACCTGCGCCGTGAAGAATCCCCCGGATGTGCACCACAACATCCCCCAGACCAAGCTGACAGTCACACAAAGAG GCTTTTCTTTCCAGCTAACTTCAGCAGTGTTGCTATCCATCTTAGTGTTCCTCCCCTCTGCCATTGTGGTCATTCTGCTGCTGGTGAGGATGGGAAGGAAATTTGGAGTCCTAAAGCATAGAAAAAAATCTGGCTATAAGAAATCATCCATTGAAGTCTCTGATGA GCCTGAGCGCACTGAGCAGGGCACCTGCCTGGGGAGGATGGGCACATGGTGTTTGCAGTGTGTG GACACTGATGAGGAGGAACCATATTGA
- the MPZL2 gene encoding myelin protein zero-like protein 2 isoform X2, giving the protein MDLPPPGQGPSWMGAVLVLGGQLLALWPVAAVEVHTSREVEALNGTNVRLKCTFSSSSPVGQRLTVTWNFRPQGMNSAESMFYYYEEPYPTTSGRFKERVTWDGNIDRNDASIVVWNLNPTDNGTFTCQVKNPPDVDGTIGEIQLRVVQQVHFSEIHILALVIGSACALMIIVVIVVVVWRHYRNRRQEKSTEMVETELTEKEKLKSTEENVAVPLED; this is encoded by the exons ATGGACTTGCCTCCCCCCGGGCAGGGCCCCAGCTGGATGGGGGCTGTGCTCGTCCTGGGGGGCCAGCTCCTAG CACTCTGGCCTGTGGCAGCTGTGGAAGTTCACACTTCCAGGGAAGTAGAGGCTCTGAATGGGACCAATGTACGCTTAAAATGCACCTTTTCCAGCTCCAGCCCTGTTGGCCAGCGTCTGACGGTGACCTGGAACTTCCGGCCCCAGGGAATGAACTCTGCTGAGTCT ATGTTCTACTACTATGAGGAGCCCTATCCCACAACCAGTGGGCGGTTTAAAGAGCGAGTtacttgggatgggaacattgACCGGAATGATGCTTCCATCGTTGTCTGGAACTTGAATCCCACCGACAATGGGACGTTCACTTGCCAAGTGAAGAACCCTCCAGATGTTGATGGCACGATTGGTGAAATTCAACTCCGTGTTGTGCAGCAAG TGCATTTCTCGGAAATCCACATCCTGGCTCTGGTCATAGGGTCTGCCTGTGCTCTGATGATCATTGTGGTGATAGTGGTAGTTGTCTGGCGACACTATCGGAACAGACGGCAAGAGAAGAGCACTGAGATGGTGGAGACAGAACT AACAGAAAAGGAGAAGCTGAAGAGTACAGAAGAAAATGTAGCTGTCCCATTAGAAGACTAA
- the MPZL3 gene encoding myelin protein zero-like protein 3 isoform X4: METPRAAILGLRARPLGRLTSGLALPCLPPARPCWPRRKHSERLPGCGAGRPAASSCWGSCFWTIFHYQSVAYPAVVGTFRDRILWVGNIAKGDASIAIRNLTMNDNGTFTCAVKNPPDVHHNIPQTKLTVTQRGFSFQLTSAVLLSILVFLPSAIVVILLLVRMGRKFGVLKHRKKSGYKKSSIEVSDEPERTEQGTCLGRMGTWCLQCVDTDEEEPY; this comes from the exons ATGGAAACACCCCGGGCGGCCATCTTGGGCCTGCGCGCCCGGCCCTTGGGGCGCCTGACTTCCGGCCTGGCCTTGCCCTGCCTTCCGCCAGCTAGGCCCTGCTGGCCGCGCCGCAAACACAGCGAGCGGCTGCCGGGATGCGGGGCTGGGCGGCCGGCAGCCTCCTCCTGCTGGGGCTCCTGCTTCTGGACG ATTTTTCATTATCAGTCTGTTGCATATCCAGCTGTAGTGGGAACATTCAGAGACAGGATTTTATGGGTTGGGAACATTGCCAAGGGTGATGCCTCCATTGCTATCCGAAATCTAACGATGAATGACAATGGGACGTTCACCTGCGCCGTGAAGAATCCCCCGGATGTGCACCACAACATCCCCCAGACCAAGCTGACAGTCACACAAAGAG GCTTTTCTTTCCAGCTAACTTCAGCAGTGTTGCTATCCATCTTAGTGTTCCTCCCCTCTGCCATTGTGGTCATTCTGCTGCTGGTGAGGATGGGAAGGAAATTTGGAGTCCTAAAGCATAGAAAAAAATCTGGCTATAAGAAATCATCCATTGAAGTCTCTGATGA GCCTGAGCGCACTGAGCAGGGCACCTGCCTGGGGAGGATGGGCACATGGTGTTTGCAGTGTGTG GACACTGATGAGGAGGAACCATATTGA
- the MPZL2 gene encoding myelin protein zero-like protein 2 isoform X1 yields the protein MIHVADPMWSSWDLLLLSEQRDRLQHWKCMAESHPPLRKYRRSRVLAFMVCRKALWPVAAVEVHTSREVEALNGTNVRLKCTFSSSSPVGQRLTVTWNFRPQGMNSAESMFYYYEEPYPTTSGRFKERVTWDGNIDRNDASIVVWNLNPTDNGTFTCQVKNPPDVDGTIGEIQLRVVQQVHFSEIHILALVIGSACALMIIVVIVVVVWRHYRNRRQEKSTEMVETELTEKEKLKSTEENVAVPLED from the exons ATGATTCATGTGGCTGATCCCATGTGGAGTTCTTGGGACCTGCTCTTGCTCAGCGAGCAAAGAGACAGACTCCAGCACTGGAAATGTATGGCCGAGTCTCACCCGCCTCTCAGAAAATACAGGAGGAGCAGGGTCTTGGCTTTCATGGTCTGCAGAAAAG CACTCTGGCCTGTGGCAGCTGTGGAAGTTCACACTTCCAGGGAAGTAGAGGCTCTGAATGGGACCAATGTACGCTTAAAATGCACCTTTTCCAGCTCCAGCCCTGTTGGCCAGCGTCTGACGGTGACCTGGAACTTCCGGCCCCAGGGAATGAACTCTGCTGAGTCT ATGTTCTACTACTATGAGGAGCCCTATCCCACAACCAGTGGGCGGTTTAAAGAGCGAGTtacttgggatgggaacattgACCGGAATGATGCTTCCATCGTTGTCTGGAACTTGAATCCCACCGACAATGGGACGTTCACTTGCCAAGTGAAGAACCCTCCAGATGTTGATGGCACGATTGGTGAAATTCAACTCCGTGTTGTGCAGCAAG TGCATTTCTCGGAAATCCACATCCTGGCTCTGGTCATAGGGTCTGCCTGTGCTCTGATGATCATTGTGGTGATAGTGGTAGTTGTCTGGCGACACTATCGGAACAGACGGCAAGAGAAGAGCACTGAGATGGTGGAGACAGAACT AACAGAAAAGGAGAAGCTGAAGAGTACAGAAGAAAATGTAGCTGTCCCATTAGAAGACTAA